The following proteins come from a genomic window of Streptomyces sp. GS7:
- a CDS encoding sulfite exporter TauE/SafE family protein, translating into MSVAIAVTALPCGLLIGLLLGALGGGGSVLAVPALVYLLGQSPHEATAGALVVVAVGAVTGLVCHARAGRVRWAAGVVFGALGTAGSYAGSRWSAALDPKVLMAAFSGLMLVVAAGMLLRGVRGARGSRGSREAGEAGETSRPRGARVARGIREAGRRSGAVPLWHRSRRTRRTPGAPGSAPAPAAGARVAPTAPVTPVAPAPRATARPLRTAVTASSVGLLTGFFGVGGGFVVVPALTLVLGLEMPVAIGTSLLVILINSAAALATRAGTGALDWPLLAALAACAAAGSHLGNRLAARLPAQTLTTAFAALVAVLAVTMAATTVPNL; encoded by the coding sequence GTGTCCGTCGCCATAGCCGTCACGGCGCTGCCCTGCGGCCTGCTGATCGGTCTGCTGCTGGGCGCGCTGGGCGGCGGCGGTTCGGTGCTGGCCGTGCCCGCCCTGGTCTATCTGCTGGGCCAGTCGCCCCATGAGGCCACCGCGGGCGCCCTGGTGGTGGTCGCGGTCGGCGCCGTCACCGGCCTGGTGTGCCACGCCCGCGCGGGCCGGGTCCGCTGGGCGGCCGGCGTGGTGTTCGGCGCGCTGGGCACGGCGGGCAGTTACGCCGGCTCGCGGTGGAGCGCGGCGCTGGACCCCAAGGTCCTGATGGCGGCGTTCTCCGGGCTGATGCTGGTGGTGGCGGCGGGGATGCTGCTCCGGGGCGTTCGGGGGGCGCGGGGATCACGGGGCTCGCGGGAGGCCGGGGAGGCCGGGGAGACAAGTCGGCCCCGGGGAGCCCGCGTTGCGCGGGGCATACGGGAGGCGGGGCGTCGGTCGGGAGCCGTGCCCTTATGGCACCGTTCCCGCCGCACCCGCCGCACCCCCGGGGCGCCCGGCTCCGCTCCCGCACCGGCCGCCGGCGCCCGCGTCGCGCCCACCGCTCCCGTCACGCCCGTCGCGCCCGCCCCCCGCGCCACCGCGCGCCCCCTCCGAACCGCCGTGACCGCGTCCTCCGTGGGGCTGCTCACCGGATTCTTCGGGGTGGGCGGCGGCTTCGTCGTCGTCCCGGCCCTGACCCTCGTCCTCGGACTGGAGATGCCGGTCGCCATCGGCACCTCGCTCCTGGTGATCCTCATCAACTCGGCGGCCGCGCTGGCCACTCGGGCCGGTACCGGCGCGCTGGACTGGCCCCTGCTGGCCGCGCTCGCGGCCTGCGCCGCGGCCGGCAGCCACCTCGGCAACCGCCTCGCCGCCCGCCTCCCCGCGCAGACCCTGACCACGGCCTTCGCCGCGCTCGTCGCCGTCCTCGCCGTCACGATGGCGGCCACCACCGTGCCCAACCTCTGA
- a CDS encoding NAD(P)/FAD-dependent oxidoreductase, producing the protein MTHPAAEPAPSAAPAAGTRASAHHQILIIGGGTAGITVAARLRRAGLRDIALLEPSDTHWYQPLWTLVGGGQAPLRAALRTEAEVIPPGVRWLRERATAVDPAARTVTTATGRVLSYGRLVLAPGLSLDWDGVPGLAAAVGHDGVSSNYRPDLAPYTWELIRRMRRGTAVFTMPSGPVKCGGAPQKIAYLAADYWRKRGVLGAIRPVLALPESSLFKVPVFARALEQTARRYGIEVRLQTELTRLDGAAREAELTDHATGTAETVRYDLLHAVPPQRAPRWLADGPLADPASPYGYVKADPQTLQHPDFPEVFVLGDVANLPTSKTGAAIRKQAPVLVGNLLAGLRGRPATARYDGYTSCPLVTARHKMLLAEFDYDLRPAPSFPFLDTTRERTDMWFLKRYGLPQLYFQGMLKGRA; encoded by the coding sequence ATGACCCACCCCGCAGCCGAACCGGCTCCGTCCGCCGCCCCCGCGGCCGGAACGAGGGCCTCCGCCCACCACCAGATCCTGATCATCGGCGGCGGTACCGCGGGCATCACGGTCGCCGCCCGTTTACGCCGCGCCGGCCTCCGCGACATCGCGCTGCTGGAGCCCTCCGACACGCACTGGTACCAGCCGCTGTGGACCCTGGTCGGCGGCGGCCAGGCCCCGCTGCGCGCCGCGCTGCGCACCGAGGCGGAGGTCATCCCGCCCGGCGTACGCTGGCTGCGCGAGCGCGCCACCGCCGTCGATCCGGCGGCCCGTACGGTCACCACCGCCACCGGCCGGGTCCTGTCCTACGGGCGGCTGGTCCTCGCGCCGGGCCTGAGCCTCGACTGGGACGGCGTGCCGGGCCTGGCAGCGGCCGTCGGGCACGACGGTGTGAGCAGCAACTACCGCCCCGATCTCGCCCCGTACACCTGGGAGTTGATCCGCCGGATGCGGCGCGGCACCGCGGTGTTCACGATGCCGTCGGGTCCGGTCAAGTGCGGCGGCGCCCCGCAGAAGATCGCGTATCTGGCGGCGGACTACTGGCGCAAGCGCGGTGTGCTGGGCGCGATCCGTCCGGTCCTCGCGCTGCCGGAGTCCTCCCTCTTCAAGGTGCCGGTCTTCGCCCGCGCGCTGGAGCAGACCGCGCGCCGCTACGGCATCGAGGTGCGGCTGCAGACCGAGCTGACCCGCCTGGACGGGGCTGCGCGCGAGGCGGAACTCACCGATCACGCCACCGGCACGGCCGAGACGGTCCGCTACGACCTGCTGCACGCCGTCCCGCCGCAGCGCGCCCCCCGGTGGCTCGCCGACGGCCCGCTGGCCGACCCCGCGTCCCCCTACGGGTACGTCAAGGCCGACCCGCAGACCCTCCAGCACCCCGACTTCCCCGAGGTGTTCGTCCTGGGCGACGTCGCCAACCTGCCGACCTCCAAGACCGGTGCCGCCATCCGCAAGCAGGCCCCGGTGCTGGTCGGCAATCTCCTGGCGGGGCTGCGCGGGCGCCCCGCCACCGCCCGGTACGACGGGTACACGTCCTGTCCGCTCGTCACCGCCCGGCACAAGATGCTGCTGGCCGAGTTCGACTACGACCTGCGCCCCGCGCCGTCGTTCCCGTTCCTCGACACCACCCGCGAACGCACCGACATGTGGTTCCTCAAGCGCTACGGCCTGCCCCAGCTCTATTTCCAGGGGATGCTGAAGGGCCGGGCCTAG
- a CDS encoding AMP-binding protein: MTSEHADDAPDVQGRDASRIALTWNGEPGRLEELTHGMLLDQAERAAAALARLGVRAGDKVAVHLPLVPESVIATLACGRLDAIRTTLPVSLTVPELVARTRESDARVLITADAAFWDGAVRPVKAVLDHALARGAATDANRQRRTVLVVNRCSRPVSWQPGRDKWWHEALAEG, from the coding sequence GTGACCTCAGAGCATGCAGATGACGCCCCGGATGTGCAAGGCCGGGACGCGTCGCGGATCGCCCTCACCTGGAACGGGGAGCCGGGCCGCCTGGAGGAGCTGACACACGGCATGCTCCTGGACCAGGCCGAACGGGCGGCAGCCGCGCTCGCCCGACTCGGCGTACGCGCCGGCGACAAGGTCGCCGTGCATCTGCCGCTGGTGCCCGAGTCGGTGATCGCCACCCTCGCCTGCGGCCGACTGGACGCGATACGGACCACGCTTCCGGTCTCGCTCACGGTGCCCGAACTGGTCGCGCGCACCCGGGAGTCGGACGCCCGGGTACTCATCACCGCCGACGCCGCGTTCTGGGACGGCGCGGTACGCCCGGTGAAGGCGGTGCTGGACCACGCGCTGGCACGGGGCGCGGCCACGGACGCGAACCGGCAGCGGCGGACCGTGCTGGTGGTGAACCGGTGCTCGCGGCCGGTGTCCTGGCAGCCGGGGCGCGACAAGTGGTGGCACGAGGCACTCGCCGAAGGCTGA
- a CDS encoding FmdB family zinc ribbon protein, with protein sequence MPTYQYQCTACGEGLEAVQKFTDDALTECPSCNGRLKKVFSAVGIVFKGSGFYRNDSRGSSSSSSPAKSSSSSTGSASSSDSSSSSSSSSGSSDSKPSAAATAGTSGSASTSSAA encoded by the coding sequence GTGCCGACCTACCAGTACCAGTGCACCGCGTGCGGCGAGGGCCTTGAGGCCGTCCAGAAGTTCACCGACGACGCGCTCACCGAGTGCCCCAGCTGCAACGGACGCCTCAAGAAGGTGTTCTCCGCGGTCGGCATCGTCTTCAAGGGCTCGGGCTTCTACCGCAACGACAGCCGCGGCTCGTCGTCCAGCAGCAGCCCCGCCAAGAGTTCCTCCTCGTCGACCGGCTCGGCGTCCTCGTCCGACTCCTCGTCGAGCAGCTCCTCGTCGAGCGGTTCCTCGGACAGCAAGCCGTCGGCCGCGGCGACTGCCGGCACCTCGGGCTCGGCGAGCACCAGCTCCGCCGCCTGA
- a CDS encoding large conductance mechanosensitive channel protein MscL: MRGNVIELAVAVVVGAAFTSIVTSVVKGVINPIVGALGSKNLDNYQACLTTCSVDKKTGQFTDGIYILWGSVLSAALTFLITAAVVYFLMILPMNKWKARQDAKKPADGTPAAPTEIELLTEIRDALVAQRNGTSTAPGAASAAGTIISQKTQH, translated from the coding sequence ATGCGCGGCAACGTCATCGAACTCGCGGTGGCGGTCGTGGTCGGTGCGGCGTTCACGAGCATCGTCACCTCGGTGGTCAAGGGCGTCATCAACCCGATCGTGGGCGCGCTCGGCTCCAAGAACCTCGACAACTACCAGGCGTGCCTGACCACGTGCAGCGTGGACAAGAAGACCGGCCAGTTCACCGACGGCATCTACATCCTGTGGGGCTCGGTGCTCAGCGCGGCGCTGACGTTCCTGATCACCGCGGCGGTCGTCTACTTCCTCATGATCCTTCCGATGAACAAGTGGAAGGCCCGCCAGGACGCGAAGAAGCCGGCCGACGGCACCCCGGCGGCCCCCACCGAGATCGAGCTGCTCACCGAGATCCGCGACGCTCTGGTCGCCCAGCGCAACGGCACCTCCACGGCACCGGGCGCGGCCTCGGCGGCGGGCACCATCATCAGCCAGAAGACGCAGCACTAG
- a CDS encoding amidohydrolase → MSDSDSSDNSGPSFPASVLEPLEARLADLVALYEDLHRHPELGFQETRTAAEAARRLTAYGYDVTTGIGVTGVAGVLRNGPGPVVLLRADMDALPVAEQSGLPYASTVPGRMHACGHDVHVTCLLGAADLLAAGRDRWSGTLVVVFQPAEEVGSGARAMLDDGLYSKELVPTPDVVLAQHVAPFAAGLIAYCPGACMAAADSLEITFHGTGGHGSRPETTVDPILMAAAFVQRVQSVVAREIAAKEQAVVTVGSFHAGDTANVIPDRAVVRLSVRSFDEAVRTAVLAAIDRIARAEAAASGAGREPETVVLDSFPVTVNDAVTLRKVNEGFAELFGEQRVFAYAPATGSEDAGLLATAAEAPLYYWWLGGWNPEEFHTALAAGRLSRDIPSNHSPHFVPVVQPTLTMGVQALTAAALNQLERP, encoded by the coding sequence ATGAGCGACAGTGACAGCAGCGACAACAGTGGCCCGTCCTTTCCCGCCTCCGTCCTGGAACCGCTCGAAGCCCGCCTCGCGGACCTCGTGGCGCTCTACGAAGACCTCCACCGGCACCCGGAACTCGGGTTCCAGGAGACCCGTACGGCCGCGGAGGCCGCCCGCCGGCTGACCGCGTACGGCTACGACGTCACGACCGGCATCGGCGTCACCGGCGTCGCCGGCGTGCTGCGCAACGGGCCGGGCCCGGTGGTCCTGCTGCGGGCCGACATGGACGCGCTGCCGGTGGCCGAGCAGTCCGGGCTGCCGTACGCCTCCACCGTCCCGGGCCGGATGCACGCCTGCGGGCACGACGTCCATGTGACCTGCCTGCTGGGCGCCGCGGATCTGCTCGCGGCGGGCCGCGACCGCTGGTCGGGCACCCTGGTGGTCGTCTTCCAGCCCGCCGAGGAGGTCGGCAGCGGCGCCCGCGCGATGCTGGACGACGGCCTCTACAGCAAGGAGCTGGTGCCCACGCCGGACGTGGTGCTGGCGCAGCATGTCGCCCCGTTCGCCGCGGGGCTGATCGCTTACTGCCCGGGGGCCTGCATGGCCGCGGCCGACAGCCTGGAGATCACCTTCCACGGCACCGGCGGCCACGGCTCGCGGCCGGAGACGACCGTCGACCCGATCCTCATGGCGGCGGCGTTCGTGCAGCGGGTGCAGTCGGTGGTGGCGCGGGAGATCGCGGCCAAGGAGCAGGCGGTGGTCACCGTCGGCTCGTTCCACGCCGGGGACACCGCCAACGTGATCCCCGACCGGGCCGTCGTACGGCTCAGCGTGCGCAGCTTCGACGAGGCGGTGCGGACCGCGGTGCTGGCCGCGATCGACCGGATCGCGCGCGCCGAGGCGGCGGCGTCCGGCGCCGGGCGGGAGCCGGAGACGGTGGTGCTGGACTCCTTCCCGGTGACCGTCAACGACGCCGTCACGCTCCGGAAGGTCAACGAGGGCTTCGCCGAACTCTTCGGCGAGCAGCGGGTGTTCGCGTACGCGCCGGCGACCGGCAGCGAGGACGCGGGACTGCTGGCGACCGCCGCCGAGGCGCCGCTGTACTACTGGTGGCTGGGCGGCTGGAACCCGGAGGAGTTCCACACCGCGCTGGCGGCCGGGCGGCTCTCCCGGGACATCCCCTCCAACCACTCACCGCACTTCGTCCCGGTCGTGCAGCCCACGCTCACCATGGGCGTCCAGGCGCTGACGGCCGCCGCGCTGAACCAACTGGAACGTCCCTAG
- a CDS encoding S-methyl-5'-thioadenosine phosphorylase, producing the protein MADAEIGVIGGSGFYSFLDDVTEITVDTPYGPPSDSLFLGEIAGRSVAFLPRHGRGHHLPPHRINYRANMWALRSLGVRQVLGPCAVGGLRPEYGPGTLLVPDQLVDRTKGRVQTYFDGEPLPDGSVPNVVHLTFADPYCPTGRRAALTAARGRDWEPVDGGTLVVIEGPRFSTRAESRWHAAQGWSVVGMTGHPEAVLAREMSLCYTSLTLVTDLDAGTETGDGVSHEEVLKVFGQNIGRLREVLFDTVAALPENTARDCLCTDAHQGWDLGIELP; encoded by the coding sequence ATGGCTGACGCGGAGATTGGCGTAATCGGCGGGTCGGGGTTCTACTCATTCCTCGACGACGTGACCGAGATCACGGTGGACACCCCCTACGGGCCGCCGAGCGACTCCCTGTTCCTGGGCGAGATCGCCGGCCGCTCCGTCGCCTTCCTGCCCCGGCACGGCCGCGGGCACCACCTCCCGCCGCACCGCATCAACTACCGCGCCAACATGTGGGCGCTGCGCTCCCTCGGCGTACGGCAGGTCCTCGGCCCGTGCGCCGTCGGCGGCCTGCGCCCCGAGTACGGGCCCGGGACCCTCCTGGTCCCCGACCAGCTCGTCGACCGCACCAAGGGCCGCGTCCAGACGTACTTCGACGGCGAACCGCTCCCCGACGGCAGCGTCCCCAACGTCGTGCACCTCACCTTCGCCGACCCGTACTGCCCCACCGGCCGCCGGGCCGCCCTCACCGCCGCCCGCGGCCGCGACTGGGAACCCGTCGACGGCGGCACCCTCGTCGTCATCGAGGGCCCCCGCTTCTCCACCCGCGCCGAGTCGCGCTGGCACGCCGCCCAGGGCTGGTCGGTGGTCGGCATGACCGGCCACCCCGAAGCGGTCCTGGCCCGCGAAATGAGCCTCTGCTACACCTCGTTGACGCTGGTCACCGACCTGGACGCGGGCACCGAGACCGGCGACGGCGTCTCCCACGAGGAAGTCCTCAAGGTCTTCGGCCAGAACATCGGCCGGCTGCGCGAAGTCCTCTTCGACACGGTCGCCGCCCTCCCCGAGAACACCGCCCGCGACTGCCTGTGCACCGACGCGCACCAGGGCTGGGACCTGGGCATCGAGCTGCCGTAG
- a CDS encoding MerR family transcriptional regulator, translated as MDGELLTIGAFARASRLSPKALRLYDELGLLPPVHVDPHSGYRHYAPAQLERARLVAWLRRLGMPLARIREVCELAPGAAARAVAAYWAQAEADVAARRDLAAFLVDQLERENTAMTAPETPSTPLTMRVAALTDRGLVRPANQDAAYAGSRLLAVADGYGPRGGPAATAAVEALKVLEDQDLTSADLPAALEEAARRAHRAAPSAEASGSTLTALLRSGSRLGLLHIGDSRAYVLRDSGLFCVTHDHSVVQSLIDEGRLTPEEAASHPQRALLLRSLEGGADFAPDLQLLEAHPGERYLLCTDGLAGVVPTETIQEVLAGAATPQQAVAELVRHAHEAGAPDNVGCAVGEVAAAA; from the coding sequence ATGGACGGGGAGCTGCTGACGATCGGGGCGTTCGCACGGGCGTCCCGGCTCTCGCCGAAGGCGCTGCGCCTCTACGACGAGCTGGGCCTGCTGCCCCCCGTCCACGTCGACCCGCACAGCGGCTACCGCCACTACGCCCCGGCCCAGCTGGAGCGCGCCCGGCTGGTCGCCTGGCTGCGCCGGCTCGGCATGCCGCTGGCCCGCATCCGCGAGGTGTGCGAGCTGGCACCGGGCGCGGCGGCCCGCGCGGTCGCCGCCTACTGGGCGCAGGCCGAGGCCGATGTCGCCGCCCGCCGGGACCTGGCCGCCTTCCTCGTCGACCAGCTGGAGAGGGAGAACACCGCCATGACCGCACCCGAGACCCCTTCGACGCCGCTGACGATGCGCGTCGCCGCCCTGACCGACCGCGGGCTGGTCCGCCCCGCCAACCAGGACGCGGCGTACGCCGGTTCGCGCCTGCTGGCGGTCGCCGACGGCTACGGCCCCCGCGGCGGCCCGGCCGCCACCGCCGCCGTCGAGGCGCTGAAGGTCCTGGAGGACCAGGACCTGACCTCGGCCGACCTGCCGGCCGCCCTGGAGGAGGCGGCCCGCCGCGCCCACCGCGCCGCCCCGTCGGCCGAGGCGTCCGGCAGCACCCTCACCGCCCTGCTGCGCTCCGGTTCGCGGCTGGGGCTGCTGCACATCGGCGACTCCCGCGCCTATGTGCTGCGGGACTCCGGGCTCTTCTGCGTCACCCACGACCACAGCGTGGTCCAGTCCCTGATCGACGAGGGCCGACTGACCCCCGAGGAGGCCGCCTCGCATCCGCAACGCGCCCTGCTGCTGCGGTCGTTGGAGGGCGGTGCGGACTTCGCTCCGGACCTCCAGCTCCTGGAGGCGCACCCCGGCGAGCGCTATCTGCTGTGCACCGACGGCCTGGCCGGCGTCGTACCCACCGAGACGATCCAGGAGGTGCTGGCCGGCGCGGCCACCCCGCAGCAGGCGGTGGCGGAACTGGTCCGCCACGCCCATGAGGCGGGCGCTCCGGACAACGTGGGGTGCGCGGTGGGGGAGGTGGCGGCGGCCGCCTGA
- a CDS encoding MFS transporter, which yields MASAVKDPRPGYGQLLGTPGAWTFLLPGFLARQPFAMLTIGIVLLVQSTTGSYGTAGAVSAATGVSMALFAPQSGKLADRFGQRAVLIPGVLVHVAGVSALIALALAHAPLWALLAVAVPTGASTPQVGPMVRARWAAKLGGSPLMPTAAAFESVTDEFTFVVGPVLATALCTGIHPAAGLIAEAALSLAGGLLFASQRRTQPPVHREHSDDAPRVSALSVPGVRVLIVAFLGIGSVFGGMQVSLTALTEHIGQPGINGVLYGIFAGGNMLAGIACGAIAWKIGPRRRLLVAYGLLALATTPLWAVASVPLLGAVGLVVGLCIAPALITGYTLVESLVPAAARTEAFTWLTGAVALGQAAAATSAGQLADRFGPSTGFLVPLAGTALALIVLLALRAHLLPRASKVVAGSADSADGASGPALDDRDRELANA from the coding sequence GTGGCATCCGCGGTCAAGGACCCCCGTCCCGGTTACGGACAACTGTTGGGCACGCCCGGCGCGTGGACGTTCCTGCTGCCCGGCTTCCTGGCCCGGCAGCCGTTCGCGATGCTGACCATCGGCATCGTGCTGCTCGTCCAGTCCACCACCGGCTCCTACGGCACCGCCGGCGCGGTCTCCGCCGCCACCGGCGTCTCGATGGCGCTGTTCGCCCCGCAGAGCGGCAAGCTCGCCGACCGCTTCGGCCAGCGCGCCGTCCTGATCCCCGGCGTCCTCGTCCACGTCGCCGGCGTCTCGGCCCTGATCGCCCTGGCCCTCGCGCACGCCCCCCTGTGGGCGCTGCTCGCGGTGGCCGTCCCCACGGGCGCCTCGACGCCGCAGGTCGGCCCGATGGTGCGGGCCCGCTGGGCGGCGAAGCTGGGCGGCAGCCCGCTGATGCCGACGGCCGCCGCCTTCGAGTCGGTCACCGACGAGTTCACCTTCGTCGTCGGCCCGGTGCTGGCCACCGCGCTGTGCACCGGCATCCACCCGGCCGCCGGCCTGATCGCCGAGGCCGCGCTGTCACTGGCCGGCGGCCTGCTGTTCGCCTCCCAGCGGCGCACCCAGCCGCCCGTCCACCGGGAGCACTCCGACGACGCCCCGCGCGTCTCCGCACTGTCCGTCCCCGGCGTACGCGTCCTGATCGTGGCGTTCCTCGGCATCGGCTCCGTCTTCGGCGGGATGCAGGTCTCGCTGACCGCGCTCACCGAGCACATCGGACAGCCCGGCATCAACGGCGTCCTCTACGGGATCTTCGCCGGCGGCAACATGCTCGCCGGCATTGCCTGCGGCGCCATCGCCTGGAAGATCGGCCCGCGTCGCCGGCTGCTGGTCGCCTACGGGCTGCTGGCGCTGGCCACCACCCCGCTGTGGGCGGTGGCCTCCGTACCGCTGCTGGGCGCCGTCGGCCTGGTCGTCGGCCTGTGCATCGCCCCCGCGCTGATCACCGGCTACACCCTCGTCGAGTCGCTGGTCCCGGCCGCCGCCCGTACCGAAGCCTTCACCTGGCTGACCGGCGCGGTCGCACTGGGCCAGGCCGCCGCGGCCACCTCCGCCGGCCAGCTCGCGGACCGCTTCGGCCCGAGCACCGGATTCCTGGTGCCGCTGGCCGGCACCGCGCTGGCCCTGATCGTGCTGCTGGCGCTGCGGGCGCACCTGCTGCCGCGGGCCTCGAAGGTGGTCGCCGGGTCGGCGGACAGCGCCGACGGCGCCTCCGGGCCGGCCCTCGACGACCGCGACCGCGAACTGGCGAACGCCTGA
- a CDS encoding MBL fold metallo-hydrolase, producing the protein MHFAQYYLDCLSQASYLIGDQNSGRAVLVDPRRDIDEYLADADAAGLRIELVVETHIHADFLSGHLEAARATGAAIAFGEAAETGFPIRRLRDGERIFLGTGPGSGDGSGKGAADGFADGFADGSGVTLTVLATPGHTPESICLVVRENPEDAVPFGVLTGDTLFVGDVGRPDLLSAAGHSPHDMAARLHHSLHTKLLTLPDATRIFPAHGAGSACGRSLSTETSSTIGDQRRLNYALQPMPQAEFVRLVTAEQPATPGYFAHDAALNRDGHPLREPAPPAALTLDEALAARDDHGAVLLDCRPPAAYTRAHLAGSLHTGLDTRFAEYAGSVVAPGTPIVLLADPGTEDEARLRLARIGYDRVLGHLPDPARVLADAPQLTRRSHRVRIDELLGRLPLDPADGGQLIDVRNPAEYAAGALPGARNIPLAALPDRIDELDPDRPVVLYCRSGNRSVIAAALLEARGFDEVSDVAGGCGVVGAG; encoded by the coding sequence GTGCACTTCGCGCAGTACTACCTCGACTGCCTGTCCCAGGCGTCGTACCTGATCGGCGATCAGAACAGCGGCCGCGCGGTACTCGTCGACCCACGCCGCGACATCGACGAATACCTCGCCGACGCCGACGCGGCCGGCCTGCGCATCGAACTCGTCGTCGAGACGCACATTCACGCCGACTTCCTCTCCGGTCACCTGGAGGCGGCGCGGGCGACCGGCGCCGCCATCGCCTTCGGTGAAGCCGCCGAAACCGGCTTCCCCATAAGGCGGTTACGCGACGGCGAACGCATCTTCCTCGGCACCGGACCCGGTTCCGGGGACGGCTCGGGGAAAGGTGCCGCGGACGGCTTCGCGGACGGCTTCGCGGACGGCTCCGGGGTCACCCTGACCGTCCTCGCCACCCCCGGGCACACCCCCGAGTCCATCTGCCTGGTCGTCCGGGAAAACCCCGAAGACGCCGTACCGTTCGGCGTCCTGACCGGCGACACCCTCTTCGTCGGCGACGTCGGCCGCCCCGACCTGCTCTCCGCCGCCGGCCACTCCCCGCACGACATGGCCGCAAGGCTCCACCACTCCCTGCACACCAAACTGCTGACCCTCCCGGACGCCACCCGGATCTTCCCCGCCCACGGCGCCGGTTCGGCCTGCGGACGCAGCCTGTCCACCGAGACCAGCTCGACCATCGGCGACCAGCGCCGCCTCAACTACGCCCTCCAGCCCATGCCGCAGGCCGAGTTCGTCCGCCTGGTCACCGCCGAACAGCCCGCCACACCCGGCTACTTCGCCCACGACGCGGCCCTCAACCGCGACGGCCACCCCCTGCGGGAACCCGCACCCCCGGCCGCCCTCACCCTGGACGAAGCCCTCGCCGCCCGCGACGACCACGGCGCCGTCCTCCTCGACTGCCGCCCGCCCGCCGCCTACACCCGCGCCCACCTCGCCGGCTCGCTGCACACCGGCCTGGACACCCGGTTCGCGGAGTACGCCGGCAGCGTCGTCGCCCCCGGCACCCCCATCGTGCTGCTCGCCGACCCCGGCACCGAGGACGAAGCCCGCCTCCGCCTCGCCCGGATCGGCTACGACCGCGTCCTCGGCCACCTCCCCGACCCGGCACGGGTACTGGCGGACGCGCCGCAGCTCACCCGCCGCAGCCACCGCGTACGGATCGACGAACTCCTCGGGCGACTGCCCCTGGACCCCGCGGACGGCGGCCAGTTGATCGACGTCCGCAACCCGGCCGAATACGCCGCGGGCGCACTGCCCGGCGCCCGCAACATCCCGCTCGCGGCGCTCCCCGACCGCATCGACGAACTCGACCCGGACCGCCCGGTCGTCCTCTACTGCCGCAGCGGAAACCGGTCGGTGATCGCGGCGGCCCTGCTGGAGGCCCGGGGATTCGACGAGGTGAGCGACGTGGCGGGGGGATGCGGGGTGGTGGGGGCCGGGTGA
- a CDS encoding GntR family transcriptional regulator, with product MTTEPEQPGAHGRPDPHGPRPLDRRSPLPLWAQLFADLRRRMEAGAFTEEFPAEHRLTGEYEVSRHTVREALRRLRADGLVIAERGRASRLDTRRIQQPLGSLYSLFRELEGQGVEQRSEVLRLERTADGTVAGHLGLIPDAPLVVLERLRLADGEPLAHDTAYLPAEVAEPLLDADFGHTSLYGELSARCGVKVDGGRERIAPFLPDIRQAWLLGLADREPAFAIERVGRAGERPVEWRETVVRGDRFTFVAEWSGDSRAVALAPRAACPSA from the coding sequence ATGACGACCGAGCCCGAGCAGCCGGGCGCGCACGGCCGGCCCGACCCGCACGGCCCGCGCCCCCTGGACCGGCGCTCGCCGCTGCCCCTCTGGGCGCAGCTCTTCGCCGATCTGCGCCGCCGGATGGAAGCCGGCGCGTTCACCGAGGAGTTCCCGGCCGAGCACCGGCTGACGGGCGAGTACGAGGTCAGCCGGCACACCGTCCGCGAGGCGCTGCGCAGGCTGCGCGCCGACGGCCTGGTGATCGCCGAGCGCGGGCGCGCCAGCCGCCTGGACACCCGCCGCATACAGCAGCCGCTCGGCTCCCTCTACAGCCTCTTCCGCGAGTTGGAGGGCCAAGGTGTGGAGCAGCGCAGCGAGGTGCTGCGGCTGGAGCGGACCGCGGACGGTACGGTCGCCGGCCATCTGGGGCTGATCCCCGACGCGCCCCTGGTCGTACTGGAGCGGCTGCGGCTCGCGGACGGCGAGCCGCTCGCCCACGACACCGCGTATCTGCCCGCCGAGGTCGCCGAGCCCCTTCTGGACGCCGACTTCGGGCACACCTCCCTCTACGGGGAGTTGTCGGCGCGCTGCGGGGTGAAGGTCGACGGGGGGCGGGAGCGGATCGCCCCGTTCCTGCCGGACATCCGGCAGGCGTGGCTGCTCGGACTGGCCGACCGTGAGCCGGCGTTCGCCATCGAGCGCGTCGGGCGGGCCGGGGAGCGGCCGGTGGAGTGGCGGGAGACGGTGGTGCGGGGTGACCGCTTCACGTTCGTCGCCGAGTGGTCGGGCGACAGCCGGGCCGTCGCGTTGGCGCCGCGCGCGGCGTGTCCGTCCGCGTAG